One window of Chloroflexus aggregans DSM 9485 genomic DNA carries:
- a CDS encoding vWA domain-containing protein, producing the protein MSFLTPLALLGAAIVGPIIVAMYLLKLRREERVISSTFLWQRMVRDVEANAPWQKLRRNLLLLLQLLLMLLLVLALARPFLPVTGISGTNLIIIFDRSTSMLATDEPPTRLEAARRQALALIDQLPDNGRATIITIGGQMEAPIAASSDRRELRRIIANIQPSYSTQSDLTQALTLASALAAREPDSEVAIISDGNVTIPDGLRVPARVRYFPIGRASDNVAINAIALQPGPFEQTLFVQAINYGNSPVTRRLSLYYDGILANAVDLTIDPGREQSWTETLPTTVAVVEARLDENGDALPVDDRAYAVSPQRETVKVRLVSDGNRFLETGLSLLPGLEVTRVPTTTLTFTESAAEIPLTIFDGVTPTELPPGNLLFIGPLRSTELFTITGEFDFPLIRPVALEDPLLRNVRLSDVNILRALRIVPGSWARVIVDSDGGPLLLAGEREGRRIIVLAFDLHLSDFPLTIGFPLLLSNMIDYLLPVSSVQLTTGQPIVAPVDSSIEEVRVIRPDGRVASSRDGQVQVQANQTFYTDTELPGIYTLEERRGNEVITSRRFAINLFAPNESQITPQRDLVIPQISGAQSTVARERDGRQEIWRWLALAALLVLLIEWLYYQRNTLTLLRERWRRRTA; encoded by the coding sequence ATGTCATTCCTCACACCGTTAGCTCTGCTTGGTGCAGCGATTGTTGGCCCGATTATCGTGGCGATGTATCTGCTCAAACTGCGTCGCGAAGAGCGGGTGATTTCATCAACGTTTCTCTGGCAACGCATGGTGCGGGATGTTGAGGCAAATGCACCATGGCAGAAATTGCGCCGTAATCTCCTTCTCTTGTTACAGTTGTTGCTGATGTTGTTGCTGGTGTTGGCATTAGCCCGCCCGTTCCTGCCGGTCACCGGTATTAGTGGTACCAACCTGATCATTATCTTCGACCGTTCGACCAGTATGCTGGCAACCGACGAACCACCGACCCGCTTGGAAGCTGCGCGCCGGCAGGCACTTGCATTGATCGACCAACTACCCGATAACGGCCGGGCAACGATTATCACGATCGGAGGACAGATGGAAGCGCCTATTGCCGCTTCCAGTGACCGCCGCGAGCTACGTCGCATTATTGCGAATATCCAACCGAGTTATAGTACCCAGTCCGATCTAACGCAAGCACTGACCCTCGCTTCGGCGCTGGCTGCTCGCGAACCTGATAGTGAGGTTGCAATTATCTCTGATGGAAATGTCACGATCCCCGATGGGTTGCGGGTACCGGCACGAGTACGTTACTTTCCGATCGGACGTGCCTCAGATAACGTAGCCATTAACGCGATTGCGCTGCAACCCGGTCCGTTCGAGCAGACCCTCTTTGTACAGGCGATCAATTACGGGAATAGTCCGGTGACTCGTCGCCTCTCACTCTATTACGATGGGATATTAGCGAATGCTGTTGATTTGACCATCGATCCAGGGCGTGAGCAGAGTTGGACGGAGACGCTCCCGACCACGGTGGCGGTGGTCGAAGCGCGACTTGACGAAAATGGTGATGCGCTGCCGGTAGATGATCGGGCGTATGCGGTTAGTCCGCAACGTGAAACGGTAAAGGTGCGACTGGTCAGCGATGGTAATCGCTTCCTCGAGACCGGACTGTCGCTGTTGCCGGGGCTTGAAGTTACGCGCGTGCCCACTACTACCCTTACATTCACGGAGAGTGCTGCGGAGATTCCGCTCACTATTTTCGATGGCGTCACCCCAACCGAGCTACCACCCGGTAACCTGCTCTTTATCGGCCCGTTGCGGAGTACCGAACTCTTTACGATCACCGGTGAATTTGATTTTCCCCTCATCCGACCGGTGGCGCTCGAAGATCCACTGCTGCGCAATGTGCGCTTATCCGATGTCAATATTCTGCGCGCACTACGCATTGTTCCGGGATCGTGGGCGCGTGTCATTGTCGATAGCGACGGTGGCCCGCTGCTGTTGGCCGGCGAGCGTGAAGGGCGTCGGATTATCGTACTGGCGTTTGACTTACACCTCTCCGATTTTCCACTCACCATCGGATTCCCATTGTTACTCTCCAATATGATTGACTATCTCCTGCCGGTGAGTAGTGTGCAACTGACGACCGGTCAGCCGATTGTGGCCCCGGTTGACAGCAGTATCGAAGAGGTGCGTGTCATTCGTCCTGACGGTCGGGTGGCGAGTTCACGTGATGGTCAGGTACAGGTCCAGGCCAATCAAACCTTCTACACCGACACCGAACTGCCCGGTATTTACACGCTCGAAGAACGGCGAGGTAATGAGGTCATCACCAGTCGTCGCTTCGCCATCAACCTATTTGCCCCCAACGAATCACAAATCACGCCACAACGCGATCTTGTTATCCCACAAATCAGCGGTGCGCAGAGCACGGTTGCCCGTGAGCGTGATGGTCGCCAAGAAATCTGGCGTTGGTTGGCACTCGCGGCGTTGCTCGTCTTGCTTATCGAATGGCTGTACTATCAGCGGAATACACTGACGCTGCTACGAGAACGTTGGCGACGGCGCACGGCGTGA